From a single Catenulispora sp. EB89 genomic region:
- a CDS encoding type II secretion system F family protein, translated as MNGTQLLGGLFGAGTAIGSLMIVKGLRPADEEASTAPSRWASLVASLSPRRLTGQKPRVAGCAAGAAALMAWTGWPAMAVIGYLALWHLPRILGPDRVSRHAIELSDAVATFAEMLRDTLSAAAGLQQAVMAAAPLAPEPITAPCMRLAEQVDTGMPLAEAIAVWADAIADRHADAVAGCLIIASRRQSGNTAAVLNNVAASAREQASIRRRAVATEAKPRTSVRITICVVLALFGVLMFGDPAFMAPYDSFRGQVVLVVAAGVFGVALRWMDTILHPEPEPRVLTNLAAIATTRREVSAW; from the coding sequence GTGAACGGCACGCAGCTACTCGGCGGGCTCTTCGGTGCCGGAACCGCCATCGGCTCGCTCATGATCGTCAAAGGCCTGCGGCCAGCGGACGAAGAAGCGTCTACGGCTCCTTCGCGTTGGGCCTCGCTCGTCGCGAGCCTGAGCCCGCGACGATTGACCGGCCAGAAGCCGCGTGTCGCTGGTTGCGCGGCTGGCGCAGCCGCACTGATGGCGTGGACCGGTTGGCCGGCGATGGCCGTGATCGGATACCTCGCGCTCTGGCACCTGCCGCGCATCCTCGGTCCCGACAGAGTGTCGCGCCACGCGATCGAGCTGTCCGACGCTGTCGCCACATTCGCCGAGATGCTCCGGGATACGTTGTCGGCCGCCGCAGGGCTACAGCAGGCGGTCATGGCTGCCGCACCCCTGGCACCAGAGCCGATCACTGCGCCCTGCATGCGGTTGGCCGAGCAGGTCGATACGGGTATGCCGCTGGCGGAGGCCATCGCGGTATGGGCCGATGCGATTGCCGATCGCCATGCCGACGCGGTCGCCGGCTGCCTGATCATCGCCTCCCGCAGGCAGTCAGGAAACACCGCGGCGGTGTTGAACAACGTCGCCGCCTCTGCCCGCGAACAGGCGTCGATCCGGCGGCGTGCCGTCGCCACCGAGGCCAAGCCTCGCACGTCGGTCCGTATCACCATCTGCGTGGTGCTGGCGCTGTTCGGGGTGTTGATGTTCGGCGATCCGGCCTTTATGGCCCCCTACGACAGCTTCCGTGGACAGGTCGTGCTCGTCGTCGCCGCCGGGGTTTTCGGCGTGGCACTGCGTTGGATGGACACGATCCTGCACCCGGAACCCGAGCCACGAGTGCTCACCAACCTGGCCGCCATCGCGACTACCAGGCGGGAGGTCTCGGCGTGGTAG